The Streptococcus sp. VT 162 genome has a window encoding:
- a CDS encoding UDP-galactopyranose mutase produces the protein MYDYLIVGAGLSGAIFAHEATKRGKKVKVIDKRDHIGGNIYCENVEGINVHKYGAHIFHTSNKKVWDYVNQFAEFNNYINSPVANYKGSLYNLPFNMNTFYAMWGTKTPQEVKNKIAQQTADMKDVEPKNLEEQAIKLIGPDIYEKLIKGYTEKQWGRSATDLPPFIIKRLPVRLTFDNNYFNDRYQGIPIGGYNVIIENMLGDVEVELGVDFFANREELEASAEKVVFTGMIDQYFDYKHGELEYRSLRFEHEVLDEENYQGNAVVNYTEREIPYTRIIEHKHFEYGTQEKTVITREYPADWKRGDEPYYPINDERNNAIFAKYQEEAAQNDKVIFCGRLADYKYYDMHVVIERALDVVEEELGSI, from the coding sequence ATGTACGATTATCTTATCGTTGGTGCTGGTTTGTCTGGAGCAATCTTCGCACACGAAGCTACAAAACGCGGTAAAAAAGTAAAAGTGATTGACAAGCGTGATCACATTGGTGGAAATATCTACTGTGAAAATGTTGAGGGCATCAATGTTCACAAGTATGGCGCCCACATTTTCCATACTTCTAATAAGAAAGTATGGGATTATGTCAATCAATTTGCTGAATTTAACAACTACATCAACTCACCAGTGGCTAACTACAAGGGTAGCCTCTACAATCTTCCTTTCAACATGAATACCTTCTATGCTATGTGGGGTACCAAGACTCCTCAAGAAGTCAAGAACAAGATTGCCCAGCAAACGGCGGATATGAAAGATGTTGAGCCCAAGAACTTGGAAGAACAAGCCATCAAGTTGATTGGTCCAGATATCTATGAAAAGTTGATCAAGGGCTATACTGAAAAACAATGGGGACGTTCTGCAACAGACCTTCCGCCATTTATTATCAAGCGCCTCCCAGTGCGTTTGACCTTTGATAACAACTACTTTAACGACCGTTACCAAGGTATTCCAATTGGGGGTTACAACGTCATCATTGAAAACATGCTTGGCGATGTAGAAGTAGAGCTTGGTGTTGATTTCTTTGCCAATCGTGAAGAGCTAGAAGCATCAGCTGAAAAAGTTGTCTTTACAGGGATGATTGACCAGTACTTTGACTACAAACACGGGGAGTTGGAATACCGTAGCCTTCGTTTTGAACATGAAGTCTTGGATGAAGAAAATTATCAAGGGAATGCTGTAGTAAACTATACAGAACGTGAGATTCCTTATACTCGCATTATTGAGCATAAACATTTTGAGTATGGTACTCAGGAGAAAACGGTTATTACTCGCGAATACCCAGCTGATTGGAAACGTGGAGATGAGCCCTATTATCCAATCAATGATGAGAGAAATAATGCTATCTTTGCTAAATATCAAGAAGAAGCAGCACAGAATGATAAGGTTATTTTCTGTGGACGTTTAGCAGATTATAAATACTACGATATGCATGTGGTAATCGAACGTGCATTGGATGTGGTAGAGGAAGAACTAGGGAGTATCTAA
- a CDS encoding acetyltransferase has translation MQKNRNISLDLLKVLACIGVVLLHTTMGGFKETGSWNLLAYLYYLGTYSIPLFFMVNGYLLLGKREITYPYILQKVKWILITVSSWNIIVWLFKRDFAFNPIKKIVGSLLQKGYFFQFWFFGSLILIYLCLPVLKTVINSKRKYVYILSLLVAIGFIVEFANIFLQMPIQTHVMQTFRLWTWFFYYLLGGYIAQFNIDNLKYRFKNWMKIVSILLLLISPIILFFLAKNTYHNLFAEYFYDTLFVKVSTLGIFLTILTLTLNENRNEWIVFISNQTMGVFIIHTYIMKLWERIFGFNFVGAYLLFALFTLSVSFIIVGMLMKIPYFNRIVKL, from the coding sequence ATGCAAAAAAATCGGAATATCAGCCTAGATTTATTAAAAGTGCTTGCGTGTATTGGGGTCGTTTTACTCCATACAACAATGGGCGGATTTAAAGAGACAGGATCATGGAATCTTTTGGCATATCTATATTATTTAGGTACCTACTCCATTCCCTTGTTTTTTATGGTCAATGGTTATTTATTGTTAGGCAAAAGGGAAATAACTTATCCTTACATACTTCAAAAAGTCAAATGGATTCTAATAACAGTGTCATCATGGAACATTATCGTTTGGCTCTTTAAAAGAGACTTTGCGTTTAATCCAATTAAAAAAATTGTAGGCTCTCTGTTACAAAAAGGGTATTTCTTTCAGTTTTGGTTTTTTGGTTCGCTGATTCTTATTTATTTATGTTTGCCTGTTTTGAAAACAGTTATAAACTCTAAAAGAAAATATGTATACATTCTATCTTTATTGGTGGCAATTGGGTTTATAGTTGAATTTGCAAATATTTTCCTTCAGATGCCTATACAAACTCATGTTATGCAAACTTTTAGATTATGGACTTGGTTTTTCTACTACCTTTTAGGTGGTTATATAGCGCAATTCAATATAGACAACCTCAAATATAGATTTAAAAATTGGATGAAAATAGTTAGCATACTTTTGTTATTGATTTCACCAATTATATTGTTTTTCTTAGCAAAGAATACTTACCATAATCTTTTTGCTGAATATTTTTATGATACTTTATTTGTAAAAGTCAGTACTCTAGGAATTTTTCTAACTATCCTCACGCTTACGTTGAATGAAAACCGAAACGAATGGATTGTTTTCATTTCTAATCAAACAATGGGAGTTTTCATAATACACACTTATATTATGAAATTGTGGGAAAGGATATTTGGTTTTAATTTTGTAGGAGCATATTTACTTTTTGCTCTATTTACTTTAAGTGTTAGTTTTATTATTGTTGGAATGTTAATGAAGATTCCTTACTTCAATCGAATCGTCAAATTATAA
- a CDS encoding polysaccharide biosynthesis protein yields MKVLKNYAYNLSYQLLVIILPIITTPYVTRVFSSDDLGTYGYFNSIVTYFILLATLGVANYGTKVISGHRNEINKNFWGIYTLQLGATVLSISLYALLCMTLPSMQNPVAYILGLSLVSKGLDISWLFQGLEDFRKITVRNITVKLVGVISIFLFVKSANDLYLYVFLLTIFELLGQLSMWVPAREFIGSSHFSIEYARHHLKPVILLFLPQVAISLYITLDRTMLGALASTKDVGIYDQALKLVNILLTLVTSLGSVMLPRVAHLLATGDHKAVNKMHEMSFLIYNLVIFPMMAGILIVNDDFVSFFLGQDFQDARYAIAIMIFRMFFIGWTNIMGIQILIPHNQNKEFMISTTAPAIISVGLNLLFLPKLGYIGAAIVSVLTEALVWAIQLYFTRRYLKEVPIIGSLTKIVLASAIMYGILLGSKTVIHFSPTLNVLAFAGLGGIIYLFAILSLKVVDVKELKQIIRKN; encoded by the coding sequence ATGAAAGTATTAAAAAACTACGCTTACAATCTTTCTTATCAGTTATTAGTGATTATACTCCCAATTATTACGACTCCCTATGTAACACGGGTCTTTTCTTCGGATGATTTAGGGACGTATGGATACTTTAATTCCATTGTCACCTACTTCATCCTCTTAGCGACGCTGGGAGTTGCTAACTATGGTACTAAGGTCATTTCAGGACATCGTAATGAGATTAATAAAAACTTTTGGGGTATCTACACTCTACAATTAGGGGCAACAGTTCTTTCTATATCCTTATATGCTCTTCTTTGTATGACTCTTCCCTCTATGCAAAATCCGGTAGCCTACATTCTGGGATTGAGTTTAGTTTCAAAAGGTTTAGACATCTCCTGGCTCTTTCAAGGGCTAGAAGATTTTCGAAAGATTACTGTTCGAAATATCACAGTTAAACTCGTTGGAGTCATTTCAATCTTCCTCTTTGTCAAATCTGCAAATGACCTATATCTCTATGTTTTTTTGCTAACCATATTTGAACTTTTAGGGCAACTAAGTATGTGGGTACCTGCTCGGGAGTTTATCGGCAGTTCTCATTTTAGCATAGAATATGCTAGGCATCATTTAAAGCCGGTCATATTATTATTCCTTCCTCAAGTAGCTATTTCTTTGTACATTACGCTGGATCGTACCATGCTTGGAGCCTTAGCTTCTACAAAAGATGTAGGGATTTATGACCAGGCCCTAAAATTAGTAAATATCCTTCTGACCTTGGTAACTTCCTTGGGAAGCGTTATGTTGCCTCGTGTCGCGCATTTGTTAGCGACAGGTGATCATAAGGCAGTCAATAAGATGCATGAAATGTCCTTCCTCATTTATAATTTAGTCATTTTTCCGATGATGGCAGGAATTTTAATCGTCAATGATGATTTTGTTAGCTTTTTCCTTGGTCAAGATTTTCAGGATGCACGTTATGCAATTGCCATTATGATCTTCCGTATGTTCTTTATCGGTTGGACCAATATCATGGGAATTCAGATACTGATACCTCACAATCAAAATAAAGAATTCATGATTTCAACAACAGCTCCCGCAATTATCAGTGTAGGTTTGAACTTACTATTCCTTCCTAAACTGGGATATATCGGAGCAGCGATTGTATCTGTTCTGACAGAGGCGTTGGTATGGGCGATACAATTATACTTTACCCGTAGATACCTAAAAGAAGTTCCAATTATCGGATCTTTGACAAAAATTGTTCTAGCGTCAGCTATCATGTATGGCATTCTGCTAGGTTCAAAAACAGTTATACATTTTTCGCCAACCCTAAATGTTCTAGCGTTTGCAGGGCTTGGTGGAATTATTTATCTTTTTGCAATTCTATCTTTGAAAGTGGTAGATGTAAAAGAATTAAAACAAATAATTAGGAAAAACTAG
- a CDS encoding glycosyl transferase, with product MFISIVVPVYNVADYLHFAIESLIKQTYQNFEIILVNDGSTDNSPILCEDYAKQYENIHVFHKENGGLSDARNFGVAKANSDWIFFLDPDDYLEEYTLELIVKIQETHQADLISTKVKATSKYNAYTSYRLQDSDYKDLAPITKEKALELMLDDKVATVSACAKLYKKSILERVPFPVGKIYEDFYVVAEHLALAERIVISPLETYNYYRREGSIVRSTFTEKRYDFFEAVAKNEEVIKREYIQSPELKQALQAKKLLGGFVIIGAKADSGLKDFSKDRELLRVEMSDLLKNNKLSWKLKLKYLIFMLNPRLYLLLR from the coding sequence TTGTTTATCAGCATCGTTGTTCCTGTTTATAATGTTGCAGACTATCTGCATTTTGCGATAGAAAGCTTAATTAAACAGACCTATCAAAACTTTGAGATAATCCTTGTAAATGATGGTTCCACAGATAATTCTCCTATATTATGCGAAGATTATGCAAAACAATATGAAAATATCCATGTTTTCCACAAAGAAAATGGTGGCTTATCTGATGCACGTAATTTTGGAGTGGCAAAAGCCAACTCAGATTGGATTTTCTTTTTAGATCCGGATGATTATCTTGAAGAATATACTCTAGAGTTAATCGTGAAAATTCAGGAAACACATCAAGCAGACTTGATTTCAACAAAGGTAAAAGCTACTTCAAAATATAATGCTTATACTTCTTATCGATTGCAAGACTCAGACTATAAAGATTTGGCTCCGATTACAAAAGAAAAGGCTCTGGAACTAATGTTGGATGACAAAGTTGCAACGGTTTCTGCCTGTGCTAAGCTTTATAAAAAAAGTATATTGGAACGAGTCCCTTTTCCAGTTGGGAAAATCTATGAGGATTTTTATGTTGTAGCAGAACACCTTGCCTTAGCTGAAAGAATCGTGATCAGTCCACTTGAAACCTACAATTACTATCGTAGGGAAGGGAGTATAGTTCGTTCAACATTTACTGAAAAAAGATATGATTTCTTTGAAGCTGTTGCAAAAAATGAGGAAGTTATTAAAAGAGAGTACATTCAGAGTCCAGAATTAAAGCAAGCTTTGCAAGCTAAAAAATTATTAGGTGGTTTTGTAATAATTGGTGCAAAAGCTGACTCAGGCTTAAAAGATTTTTCAAAAGATAGAGAGTTGTTGAGAGTCGAAATGAGTGACTTGTTAAAAAATAATAAGTTATCATGGAAACTAAAACTAAAATACCTTATTTTTATGTTAAACCCTAGATTGTATTTGTTGCTACGATAG
- a CDS encoding glycosyl transferase family 1 yields MKKIALVKWSIDRTDGGLKVATSLANELSTMYEVHLLSMISTENNFFSLKQSVRYQNLSSKKISMSKNFLEAVKLLRNYLKEENIDIVFGIGMSMNTVGVASTIGLKTKFVSCDHTNSIVDIDTKVKKIQRYIGAKFADKLVTLTQEDRENYIKKYSVPEERICYIYNWKEASLSDISYNKNSTKIVTVGRFDYQKGFDYLVQVAKKVFVKRSDWTWEIYGSGNQDEVDKIRNFITEYDLQDKLVIKGLEKNQDLIYGDKGIYVMTSRYEGLPLVLLEAQQYNLPIVSFRCPTGPNEIVEDGVNGYLIDCYDTDKMSDRILELMEDSNLRSSFSNHAMDNMDKFDKEKILKQWIELIETIYEIR; encoded by the coding sequence ATGAAAAAAATCGCTTTAGTGAAATGGAGTATCGATAGAACAGATGGAGGACTGAAAGTAGCAACCAGCCTTGCAAATGAGTTATCAACTATGTATGAAGTTCATCTTCTCTCGATGATTTCTACAGAAAACAATTTCTTCTCGCTGAAACAATCGGTTCGATATCAAAATTTATCATCAAAGAAAATATCTATGAGTAAAAATTTTCTCGAAGCGGTCAAGTTGTTGAGAAACTATCTGAAAGAAGAGAACATTGATATTGTTTTTGGAATCGGAATGAGTATGAATACAGTTGGTGTAGCAAGCACAATTGGTTTGAAAACAAAATTTGTTTCCTGCGACCATACAAATTCTATAGTAGATATTGATACTAAAGTTAAGAAGATACAAAGGTATATTGGAGCGAAATTTGCTGATAAACTCGTGACCCTTACTCAAGAAGACCGTGAAAATTATATAAAAAAATACAGTGTTCCTGAAGAAAGGATTTGCTACATCTATAATTGGAAAGAGGCTTCTCTTTCAGATATCTCCTATAATAAAAATTCAACTAAAATCGTGACGGTTGGCCGTTTTGATTATCAAAAAGGATTTGATTATCTTGTTCAAGTCGCGAAAAAAGTGTTTGTGAAAAGGTCTGACTGGACTTGGGAAATCTACGGTTCCGGCAATCAAGATGAAGTGGACAAAATCAGAAATTTCATCACCGAATATGATTTACAGGATAAGTTAGTTATAAAAGGACTCGAAAAAAATCAAGATTTGATTTATGGAGATAAAGGGATTTATGTCATGACTTCTCGTTATGAAGGTTTACCTCTAGTTCTACTGGAAGCTCAACAATACAACCTCCCAATTGTTAGTTTCAGATGTCCAACAGGACCAAATGAGATTGTTGAAGATGGGGTCAATGGTTATCTGATTGATTGTTATGATACCGATAAAATGAGTGATAGAATACTTGAATTGATGGAAGATTCGAACTTGCGAAGTTCCTTCTCCAATCATGCCATGGATAATATGGATAAATTCGATAAGGAAAAAATTCTCAAGCAGTGGATTGAACTAATTGAGACGATTTATGAGATAAGATGA
- a CDS encoding lipopolysaccharide cholinephosphotransferase — protein MSDIKIIQDKILSILKEFINICEENNLTYYALGGTLLGAVRHKGFIPWDDDIDIGMPREDYEKFKKIASNVLPENYKFLSEDTLNYKKAFSVIRDDSTKIIMNYSKEELVESLWIDIFPLDGMPSNALKKKIHSLRYLYARMMVQLSQFNSLVNQKKENRPFIEKIIIAFANAVNIEKIISFTWAQKKYLQTIKKYSFDEAYAGNYTGAYKLKEIVPSDYFGEPVLLQFEDLKLCCPCKYKEYLTAIYGADYMQLPPEDKRTLHHYEIISLGENEGEV, from the coding sequence ATGTCGGATATCAAAATCATTCAAGATAAGATTTTATCTATTTTGAAAGAGTTTATTAATATTTGCGAAGAAAATAACCTAACCTACTATGCTCTAGGTGGGACCTTGTTAGGAGCGGTACGTCATAAAGGTTTCATACCTTGGGATGATGACATCGATATCGGTATGCCGAGAGAAGATTACGAAAAGTTTAAAAAAATAGCTTCAAATGTCTTGCCGGAAAACTACAAGTTTTTAAGCGAAGATACATTAAACTATAAAAAAGCTTTCTCTGTGATTCGAGATGATTCTACAAAAATCATCATGAATTATAGTAAAGAAGAATTGGTAGAAAGTTTGTGGATAGACATTTTCCCGCTAGATGGTATGCCCTCTAACGCTTTAAAGAAAAAAATTCATTCTTTGAGATACTTGTACGCAAGGATGATGGTTCAACTCTCGCAATTCAATAGTTTGGTGAATCAGAAAAAAGAAAATCGACCATTCATTGAAAAGATAATTATTGCTTTTGCGAATGCTGTTAATATTGAGAAGATTATTTCCTTTACATGGGCTCAGAAAAAATATTTACAAACGATAAAAAAATATTCGTTTGATGAAGCTTATGCAGGAAATTATACGGGAGCTTACAAATTAAAAGAGATAGTACCGAGTGATTACTTTGGAGAACCAGTCCTATTACAGTTTGAAGATCTTAAACTTTGTTGTCCTTGCAAATACAAAGAATATTTAACAGCCATTTACGGAGCGGATTATATGCAATTGCCACCAGAAGACAAAAGAACTCTTCACCACTACGAGATTATATCACTGGGTGAAAATGAAGGGGAAGTGTAG
- a CDS encoding polymerase — MKLVLKIKSVPELLALVALGIFLTVSILNVTFYARYLPGTVYKLAIAFSLFLLVIKESFKRKYDYRTLIGLFATILIYFIVGKMTSLSSELPVSILFIYTLRDIPFKKVAKTSLVVSMCLLFFVIISARLGIITNYIEISGPRVRAYLGFRYALFPSVLLMNIVAIVFYLKQNKIQYWQWLLLALSVYWVYDQTDSRLTFYSSCVLLACSLLIKWFPKLFSKLGYVIKVFKPTFIVNAVISFWVSVTYLNSSHSFINDLLFKVNHMLGGRIYLANKSLNLYGFGFFGRPVYWNGNGLTVEGVRNYQTYLYVDNLYVQILQRFGLLILGLMVSVLSLTLLKVIKKRQWILALILILMSFHSMIDDLNFYLHNNIFWILVGVLINSDYQFSDESDEDQGGRSFEKIV; from the coding sequence ATGAAATTAGTACTAAAAATAAAATCTGTACCAGAACTTTTGGCTCTTGTTGCTTTAGGGATATTTTTAACGGTTTCGATATTAAATGTAACTTTTTATGCTCGGTATCTGCCTGGAACAGTTTATAAATTGGCGATAGCTTTTTCCCTCTTTCTTTTGGTTATAAAAGAGTCGTTTAAGAGAAAATATGATTATAGAACTCTCATTGGTTTGTTTGCAACGATTTTAATTTATTTTATAGTGGGGAAAATGACATCTCTCAGTTCAGAACTTCCTGTAAGTATATTATTTATTTATACTTTACGAGATATTCCCTTTAAGAAGGTGGCGAAAACTTCATTAGTCGTTAGTATGTGCTTGTTGTTTTTTGTTATCATAAGCGCAAGATTAGGAATAATAACGAATTATATAGAAATTTCTGGTCCTCGAGTACGGGCCTACCTAGGCTTTAGATATGCTCTATTTCCTTCGGTTTTACTGATGAATATAGTTGCTATTGTGTTTTATTTAAAGCAAAACAAAATCCAATACTGGCAATGGCTACTGTTAGCTCTATCAGTTTATTGGGTATATGATCAAACGGATTCTCGTTTAACATTTTATAGTTCCTGTGTATTGCTGGCATGCAGTTTGTTAATAAAATGGTTTCCGAAACTATTTTCAAAGTTAGGATATGTGATTAAAGTTTTTAAACCAACCTTTATTGTAAATGCAGTTATTAGTTTTTGGGTCTCCGTTACCTATCTCAATTCAAGTCATTCTTTTATCAATGATCTTCTTTTTAAAGTGAATCATATGTTAGGTGGTCGGATATACTTGGCTAATAAATCTTTAAATCTCTATGGTTTTGGATTTTTTGGACGACCAGTTTACTGGAATGGGAATGGTCTGACTGTTGAAGGTGTTAGAAACTATCAGACCTATCTGTATGTGGACAATTTGTATGTCCAAATTTTACAGAGATTTGGCCTACTCATCCTGGGATTAATGGTCTCAGTTCTATCTTTGACACTACTTAAAGTCATTAAGAAACGCCAGTGGATTCTTGCTCTGATTTTGATATTAATGAGTTTTCACTCTATGATTGATGATTTGAATTTCTATCTTCATAACAATATTTTTTGGATATTAGTAGGTGTTTTAATAAACTCGGATTATCAGTTTTCTGATGAAAGCGATGAAGATCAAGGGGGACGTTCGTTTGAAAAAATCGTATAG
- a CDS encoding exopolysaccharide biosynthesis protein yields the protein MSKTYRIIVATHKRFQMPEDKDLYIPIQVGSEGKEDLGYQPDNQGVHISHLNPYYCELTGLYWAWKNLECDYLGLVHYRRYFTSKRHSYREAISMDDIILSKSEVKNLMSNYDVIVPKKRKYYIETLYSHYAHTHDVNHLDVTRQIVSELRPDYIEAFEQVMKQRSGYMFNMFIMSKENVAAYCEWLFPIIDELYRRLDITDYSAFDARLFGRISERLFNVWLAKQDLRVKEIPFIYMEKIDLIQKGRSFLQAKFFGKKYGQSF from the coding sequence ATGTCTAAAACGTATAGAATCATAGTTGCAACACATAAACGATTTCAAATGCCAGAGGATAAGGACTTGTATATCCCTATCCAAGTTGGTAGTGAGGGTAAGGAAGATTTAGGTTATCAACCAGATAATCAAGGAGTTCATATTTCTCACCTTAATCCTTATTATTGTGAATTAACAGGATTATATTGGGCTTGGAAAAATTTAGAATGTGATTATCTAGGATTGGTACATTACCGTAGATATTTCACATCAAAACGACACTCATATAGAGAAGCAATTAGTATGGATGACATTATTCTTTCCAAATCAGAAGTGAAAAACTTGATGTCGAATTATGATGTTATCGTTCCTAAAAAACGGAAATATTACATTGAAACGCTATACTCTCACTATGCACATACTCACGATGTCAATCATTTAGACGTGACACGCCAGATTGTTAGCGAGTTGAGACCGGATTATATCGAAGCTTTTGAACAGGTCATGAAACAACGCAGTGGCTATATGTTCAATATGTTTATCATGTCCAAAGAAAATGTAGCAGCCTATTGTGAATGGTTGTTCCCAATTATCGATGAACTCTATAGAAGATTGGACATTACAGACTATTCTGCTTTTGACGCTAGATTATTTGGTCGTATCAGTGAACGCTTGTTCAATGTTTGGTTGGCAAAACAAGATTTGCGGGTAAAAGAGATTCCGTTCATTTATATGGAAAAAATTGATTTGATTCAAAAAGGGAGGTCCTTTTTACAAGCAAAATTCTTTGGAAAAAAATATGGACAGAGTTTTTAG
- a CDS encoding multidrug MFS transporter has product MKQNKIIYIAFKRSMDVFIGLFGTVFIVLPCSLVIFVIYKMKGYKGSIFFTQCRAGLRGKKFKIIKFRSMVENAEEILISNKELYEKYKKNSYKLPPNEDPRLTNIGDFIRKTSIDEVPQFINVLLGDMSLIGPRPILENELDEYTEDEQETLLSVRPGITGIWQVSGRSGVYYPERCEMELYYPRNQSLRLDIKIFFLTIRRVLSREGAH; this is encoded by the coding sequence GTGAAACAAAACAAGATCATCTATATTGCCTTCAAAAGGTCTATGGATGTATTTATCGGCTTGTTTGGAACGGTATTTATAGTTTTACCCTGTTCTCTGGTCATCTTTGTAATCTATAAAATGAAAGGTTACAAAGGAAGTATATTTTTTACACAGTGCAGAGCAGGTCTCAGAGGGAAAAAATTTAAAATCATTAAGTTTAGGTCGATGGTCGAGAACGCAGAAGAAATTCTGATTTCGAATAAGGAACTTTATGAAAAGTATAAAAAGAATAGCTATAAATTGCCACCAAATGAGGATCCACGACTTACAAATATAGGAGACTTTATAAGAAAAACAAGTATTGATGAGGTTCCACAGTTTATAAATGTATTACTAGGTGATATGAGTCTTATTGGTCCAAGACCAATTCTTGAAAATGAACTAGATGAATATACCGAGGATGAACAGGAAACTTTATTGTCTGTTCGTCCTGGGATTACAGGGATATGGCAAGTTTCTGGTAGGAGTGGAGTATATTATCCTGAACGTTGTGAGATGGAATTATATTATCCTAGAAATCAGTCTTTACGGTTAGATATCAAAATCTTCTTTTTGACCATTAGAAGAGTGTTATCCCGTGAAGGAGCTCATTGA
- a CDS encoding tyrosine protein kinase, which produces MPTLEIAHKKLDQARKAEEYYNALRTNIQLSGNNLQVISITSVKPGEGKSTTSTNIAWAFARAGYKTLLIDADIRNSVMSGVFKSREKITGLTEFLSGTTDLSQGLCETNVENLFVIQAGSVSPNPTALLQSENFATMIDTLRKYFDYIVVDTAPIGVVIDAAIITQQCDASVLVTAAGETNRRDVQKAKEQLEQTSKPFLGVVLNKFNTSVEKYGSYGAYGNYGKK; this is translated from the coding sequence ATGCCAACGTTAGAGATTGCACATAAAAAACTGGATCAGGCAAGAAAAGCAGAAGAGTACTATAATGCCCTTCGCACCAATATTCAATTGAGTGGGAATAACTTGCAAGTGATTTCTATTACGTCTGTCAAACCAGGGGAAGGAAAATCAACAACTTCTACCAATATTGCTTGGGCTTTCGCGCGTGCGGGCTATAAGACACTGTTGATCGATGCGGATATTCGTAATTCAGTCATGTCAGGTGTCTTTAAATCACGGGAAAAGATTACAGGCCTAACAGAGTTCTTGTCAGGCACAACAGACCTATCACAAGGTTTATGTGAAACCAATGTTGAAAATCTGTTTGTCATTCAAGCGGGTTCTGTATCACCAAACCCAACAGCTTTGTTACAAAGTGAAAATTTTGCGACCATGATTGACACCTTACGTAAGTACTTTGACTACATCGTTGTAGATACTGCCCCGATTGGAGTTGTTATCGATGCGGCGATTATCACGCAGCAGTGTGACGCTTCTGTTTTAGTAACTGCGGCTGGTGAAACAAATCGTCGTGATGTCCAAAAAGCTAAAGAACAACTCGAACAAACAAGCAAACCATTTCTAGGAGTAGTTCTAAATAAATTTAATACTTCAGTTGAAAAATATGGCTCCTATGGAGCATATGGAAACTATGGGAAAAAGTAG
- a CDS encoding capsular biosynthesis protein CpsC — MKEQNMMEIDVFHLLKILWKRKLLIALVAFVTGTVAFAYSSFIVKPEFTSTTRIYVVNRNQGDKPGLTNQDLQAGSYLVKDYREIILSQDVLEKVATDLKLELPPKGLASKIKVTVPVDTRIVSISVTDRAPEEASRIANSLREVAAQKIISVTRVSDVTTLEEARPATSPSSPNIRRNTMVGFLAGAVVMVVTVLLVEILDTRVKRPEDIEDVLQIALLGVVPNLDKLK; from the coding sequence ATGAAAGAACAAAATATGATGGAAATCGATGTATTTCACTTGCTTAAAATCCTTTGGAAACGAAAATTGTTAATTGCTTTGGTAGCATTCGTGACAGGGACAGTAGCATTTGCCTACAGTAGTTTTATTGTGAAGCCGGAGTTTACGAGTACGACCCGAATTTATGTGGTCAATCGTAATCAGGGAGATAAGCCTGGCTTGACTAACCAAGACTTGCAAGCAGGATCTTACTTGGTAAAAGACTATCGTGAAATCATTCTCTCGCAAGATGTTTTAGAGAAGGTTGCGACTGATTTGAAACTAGAACTCCCTCCAAAAGGTCTAGCTAGTAAAATCAAGGTAACAGTTCCAGTGGATACGCGTATTGTATCGATTTCTGTTACAGACCGTGCACCTGAGGAAGCTAGCCGTATCGCCAACTCTTTGAGAGAGGTTGCGGCTCAAAAGATCATCAGCGTCACTCGCGTTTCGGATGTGACAACGCTTGAAGAAGCACGCCCAGCAACATCGCCATCTTCACCAAATATTCGTCGCAATACCATGGTTGGATTCCTTGCGGGAGCGGTTGTGATGGTTGTCACAGTTCTCCTTGTTGAGATTTTGGATACACGAGTGAAACGTCCAGAAGATATTGAGGACGTGTTGCAAATTGCACTATTGGGAGTAGTTCCAAATTTGGATAAATTGAAATAG